The Parambassis ranga chromosome 19, fParRan2.1, whole genome shotgun sequence genome contains a region encoding:
- the snx1a gene encoding sorting nexin-1a: MATSSERSPPPFPDSEDQDVLDSEEVGGRDSDEDDGEDLFMSASSPPLINTDSTPEPASQLSDVLTKPPSDLMNDPLFEPIISQTDDKPAGEAVSEPSDDFFDLINNVTTETTGPAVAEISLDEPSDDFVDILGSETPKEEVVVANVTVEAAAAESEVPGGVTEPFTDGKTGNDAGLEADESSAAPIIDLSGDLSSNDAQQQPISDKIADPLVDLRSNAPLAAEAKKPSVATMDLFEDEGSDLFAEPQQTKSAKQPQKSLFGEPDEDLFGEPLGAIAKKNTSKAQKEKSDTTKAAAAAAEGPQPATKPLEPADIFTEEAVTAPPSISTTSTVNKTNGVNSEADTDIFAEATVELSLDSPRTERKTEVKPSASASTSLSAAASIAKPQSAALEELEEEEEEELEDKFDIFVSVKDPEKIGDGMNAYMAYKVSTQTTLSMFRNKTFTVRRRFSDFLGLYEKLSEKHGPNGFIVPPPPEKSLLGMTKVKVGKEDSSSADFVERRRGALERYLQRIVNHPSLLQDPDVREFLEREDLPRAVSTQALSGAGFLKMINKATDAVSKMTIKMNESDVWFEEKLQEVESADQQFRKIHALVESLVVHRKELSTNTASFAKSAAMLGSAEDNTALSRALSQLAEVEDKMEQLHQDQAANDTFSFAELIADYIRLLGAVRGSFDHRMKAWQRWQDAQAMLQKKRETEAKLLWANKPDKLQLAKEEIAEWEAKVTQYERDFERVSATVRKEVVRFEKEKTKNFKRQIIKYLESQLQSQQQLIKYWEAFLPEAKAIA; encoded by the exons ATGGCGACCAGCTCGGAGCGCAGTCCTCCTCCTTTCCCCGATTCGGAGGACCAAGATGTGCTGGACTCTGAGGAGGTCGGAGGCCGAGACAGTGATGAGGACGACGGGGAAGATCTCTTCATGAGCGCA AGCAGCCCTCCACTCATCAACACGGACAGCACGCCCGAACCTGCCTCTCAGCTCAGCGATGTTTTAACGAAGCCTCCCAGTGACCTAATGAATGATCCTCTATTTGAACCCATCATCAGCCAAACAGACGACAAACCAGCAGGTGAAGCCGTCAGCGAACCCTCTGATGATTTTTTTGACCTGATAAACAACGTCACAACTGAGACCACCGGTCCTGCTGTGGCTGAAATCTCTTTAGATGAACCCTCAGATGATTTTGTTGACATATTAGGAAGTGAAACTCCGAAAGAGGAAGTAGTAGTGGCAAATGTAACTgttgaggcagcagcagctgaaagtgAAGTGCCCGGTGGAGTTACAGAACCATTTACAGATgggaaaacaggaaatgatgctGGGCTGGAAGCGGATGAATCTTCCGCTGCTCCAATAATCGACCTCAGTGGCGATTTGTCAAGTAATGATGCACAACAGCAGCCCATCAGTGACAAAATTGCCGACCCTTTGGTTGACCTCCGCAGTAATGCTCCTCTTGCTGCAGAAGCCAAAAAACCCAGCGTGGCAACAATGGATCTGTTCGAAGATGAGGGCAGTGACTTGTTTGCAGAACCGCAGCAGACAAAATCTGCCAAGCAGCCACAGAAAAGCCTGTTCGGTGAACCTGATGAGGATCTGTTCGGTGAGCCGCTCGGTGCCATcgcaaagaaaaacaccagtAAAGCGCAAAAGGAGAAATCCGACACaaccaaagctgctgctgctgctgctgaaggacCTCAGCCTGCCACTAAACCATTAGAACCTGCAGATATCTTTACAGAGGAAGCTGTCACCGCACCGCCCAGCATCAGCACTACCAGCACTGTCAACAAGACCAACGGAGTCAACTCAGAGGCAGACACTGATATATTTGCTG AAGCCACAGTGGAGCTTTCTCTCGACAGTCCGCGGACTGAGAGAAAGACGGAGGTGAAGCCGTCTGCTTCTGCCTCCACGTCGCTGTCAGCAGCTGCCAGCATAGCCAAGCCACAGTCTGCTGCCCTGGAGGAG ctagaagaagaggaagaggaggagttgGAAGACAAATTTGACATATTTGTCTCTGTCAAAGACCCTGAGAAAATAG ggGATGGTATGAATGCTTACATGGCCTACAAAGTATCCACACAG ACCACGCTGTCCATGTTCCGCAACAAGACGTTTACCGTGAGGCGGCGCTTCAGTGACTTCCTCGGCCTCTATGAGAAGCTTTCTGAAAAACATGGACCAAATGGATTCATCGTGCCTCCACCGCCAGAGAAGAGCCTTCTCG GGATGACAAAGGTGAAGGTGGGGAAGGAAGATTCATCATCTGCAGACTTTGTAGAGAGACGAAGAGGAGCATTGGAAAG ATATCTCCAGAGGATTGTAAATCACCCGTCACTGCTCCAAGACCCAGATGTTCGGGAGTTCCTGGAGAGAGAGGAC TTGCCCAGAGCTGTGAGCACCCAAGCTCTGAGCGGTGCTGGCTTCCTAAAAATGATCAACAAAGCGACGGATGCTGTCAGTAAAATGACCATCAAGATGAACGAGTCTGACGTG TGGTTTGAGGAGAAGCTGCAGGAAGTGGAGTCTGCAGACCAGCAGTTCAGGAAGATCCATGCACTGGTCGAATCCCTGGTCGTCCACAGAAAAG aATTGTCAACAAACACAGCTAGCTTTGCCAAAAGTGCAGCCATGCTGGGCAGTGCAGAAGACAACACGGCTCTGTCCCGGGCTCTCTCTCAGCtggcagaggtggaggacaAGATGGAGCAGTTACACCAGGACCAAGCTGCAAATGACACCTTCAGCTTTGCAGAACTGATTGCCGATTACATCCGCCTGCTGGGGGCCGTGAGG GGGTCGTTTGATCATCGGATGAAGGCGTGGCAGCGCTGGCAGGATGCTCAGGCCATGCtgcagaagaagagggagactgAGGCCAAACTGCTGTGGGCTAACAAGCCGGACAAGCTACAGCTGGCCAAGGAGGAGATCGCCGAG TGGGAGGCCAAAGTGACACAGTATGAGCGAGACTTTGAAAGAGTTTCCGCAACTGTGCGCAAGGAAGTCGTCCGCTTTGAG aaagaaaagacgAAGAATTTTAAAAGACAGATCATCAAGTACTTGGAGTCTCAGCTTCAGTCTCAGCAACAG CTGATAAAGTACTGGGAGGCTTTCCTACCAGAAGCAAAAGCAATCGCCTAA
- the ireb2 gene encoding iron-responsive element-binding protein 2 encodes MAHTSPVKEHPYSHLIDLLQDGRIKFFNPDKLNDPRYDKLPLSIRVLLEAAIRKSDGFYTKEEDIQNILDWQQQQNKTEVPFTPARVLLQDFTGIPAMVDLAAMRDAVAKHGVDPALVNPKCPTDLIVDHSLQIDYSKCAIQNAPNPGGGYSPNQSQGPTRSIPSRPPSRGGSQCGGQRGSCCKPACSDPPASPGQHPASVQQIENTPVLCPFHLKPVSETETALKNQEMELIRNKERLQFFKWCSKAFKNVNVVPPDVGAVHQLNLEYLSRVVQVSDGLIYPDSVVGTDSHTTMINGLGILGWGVGGIESEAVMLGQPVSLTLPQVVGCKLVGSINPMSTSIDIVLGITKHLRQAGIAGRFVEFFGPGVSQLSVPDRTTIANMCPEYNATVSFFPVDQVTLKHFKKTNFTQEKLELLESYMKAVKLFHSYENPSEDPQYSEVIEINLSSMVPYVSGPKRPQDRVAVSDMKEDFQSCLDEKVGFKGFHISKEKQETRIPFLHCGQEYQLAHGSVVIAAVISCTNNCNPSVMLTAGLLAKKAVEAGLVVKPYIRTSLAPGSGMVTHYLNTSGVLPYFSQLGFEVIGYGCATCVGNTAPLPEAVVDAIKQGDLVACGVLSGNRHFEGRLCDCVRANYLASPPLVVAYAIAGTVGIDFEKEPLGFTSEGKEVYLHDIWPSREEVQQTEEDTVISSIFKDLRGRMEKGNALWNNLDCPDSVVFPWDHKSTYIRSPSFFSKLSKEVPAPQSIENAHALLFLGDKVTTDHISPAGSIARVSAAAKYLLSKRLTPREFNSYGARRGNDAVMTRGTFASIKLQNRFIGKPGPKTLHIPTGQALDVFEAAERYQKDGVPLIILAGKDYGSGNSRDWVAKGPYLLGVRAVIAESFEKLHKNQLVGMGIIPLQFLSGQNADSLELNGKESFSIDLPESLSPRQQLTVKTSQGQSFLVTALFDTEMDVIFFQHGGLLRYVARTLL; translated from the exons ATGGCGCACACTTCCCCAGTCAAAG AGCACCCATACAGCCATCTAATTGATTTGCTGCAAGATGGCAGGATCAAATTCTTCAATCCAGATAAATTAAATGATCCAAGATATG ACAAACTGCCTCTATCCATCCGTGTCTTATTGGAGGCTGCGATTCGTAAAAGCGATGGCTTTTacacaaaagaagaagacatcCAGAATATCTTGGACtggcaacagcagcagaataaaACCGAGGTGCCATTCACTCCAGCGCGAGTCCTTCTGCAGGACTTCAC TGGCATTCCTGCCATGGTGGACCTGGCAGCCATGAGGGATGCTGTGGCCAAACATGGGGTGGACCCTGCTCTGGTCAACCCTAAATGCCCCACAGACCTCATAGTAGACCATTCTTTACAGATTGATTATAGCAAATG TGCCATACAGAATGCTCCCAACCCTGGTGGGGGGTATAGTCCAAACCAGAGCCAGGGCCCTACTCGCTCGATACCCAGCAGGCCTCCGTCCAGAGGAGGCTCACAGTGCGGAGGCCAGCGTGGCTCCTGTTGCAAGCCTGCCTGCAGTGATCCTCCGGCCTCCCCGGGTCAACATCCAGCCTCTGTCCAGCAGATTGAGAACACACCTGTCCTTTGCCCGTTCCACCTGAAGCCTGTTTCTGA AACTGAAACAGCTCTGAAGAATCAAGAAATGGAACTAATCAGAAACAAAGAGAGGCTCCAGTTTTTTAAG TGGTGTTCAAAAGCCTTTAAGAATGTGAACGTGGTTCCGCCGGATGTTGGAGCAGTCCACCAGCTGAATTTGGAGTATTTGTCCAGAGTGGTGCAGGTCAGCGACGGTTTAATCTACCCTGACAGCGTGGTGGGAACCGACTCTCACACCACCATGATCAACGGCCTGGGCATCCTGGGCTGGG gTGTTGGGGGAATCGAGTCAGAAGCTGTGATGCTAGGCCAGCCAGTGTCTCTAACCCTTCCTCAGGTGGTGGGCTGTAAACTGGTCGGCTCCATTAACCCTATGAGTACATCTATAGACATCGTCCTCGGAATCACAAAG cacttACGTCAGGCTGGGATTGCTGGAAGGTTTGTGGAGTTTTTTGGACCTGGTGTCTCCCAGCTGTCGGTTCCTGACAGAACCACCATTGCCAACATGTGCCCAGAGTATAATGCTACTGTTAGCTTCTTCCCCGTCGACCAAGTCACACTCAAGCACTTTAAAAAGACAA ATTTTACCCAGGAAAAACTTGAATTGTTGGAGTCTTACATGAAGGCTGTAAAACTTTTTCACAGCTATGAAAACCCTTCAGAAGATCCACAGTACTCTGAG GTGATCGAGATCAACCTGAGCTCCATGGTGCCCTATGTGAGCGGACCAAAGAGGCCTCAGGACAGAGTGGCAGTCAGCGACATGAAAGAAGATTTCCAGAGTTGTCTTGATGAGAAG GTGGGTTTTAAAGGTTTCCACATCTCTAAGGAGAAGCAGGAGACTCGTATTCCTTTCCTGCACTGTGGTCAGGAGTACCAGCTGGCACATGGCTCTGTAGTTATCGCTGCTGTTATCAGCTGTACCAACAACTGCAATCCGTCTGTCATGCTGactgcag GTCTTCTGGCCAAAAAGGCTGTAGAGGCAGGGCTCGTGGTCAAACCTTACATCCGGACCAGCCTGGCTCCTGGAAGTGGCATGGTAACTCACTACCTCAATACCAGTGGAGTCCTGCCTTACTTTAGTCAGCTGGG GTTTGAGGTGATCGGTTACGGCTGTGCCACCTGTGTGGGAAACACAGCACCGTTACCCGAAGCCGTCGTAGATGCAATCAAACAG GGGGATCTGGTGGCCTGTGGTGTTTTGTCCGGCAACAGGCACTTTGAAGGCCGCCTGTGCGACTGCGTGCGTGCCAACTACCTGGCCTCCCCTCCCCTTGTGGTGGCGTATGCTATTGCAGGAACTGTGGGAATCGACTTTGAGAAAGAGCCTTTAG GATTCACATCAGAGGGGAAGGAGGTGTACCTTCATGATATCTGGCCGTCCAGAGAGGAGGTTCAACAGACTGAAGAAGACACAGTtatctcctccatctttaaGGATCTCAGGGGAAGGATGGAG AAAGGGAACGCATTGTGGAACAACCTCGACTGTCCAGACTCTGTTGTTTTCCCCTGGGATCACAAGTCCACATATATCCGCTCTCCGTCTTTCTTTAGCAAATTG agCAAAGAGGTGCCTGCTCCTCAGTCGATAGAAAATGCACATGCCTTACTGTTCCTTGGGGACAAAGTGACCACGGACCACATCTCACCAGCTGGTAGCATAGCCAGGGTCAGCGCTGCTGCCAAATACCTGCTGAGTAAACG GCTAACGCCGCGGGAGTTTAACTCGTACGGTGCTCGCAGAGGGAACGATGCAGTGATGACCAGAGGCACGTTTGCCAGCATCAAGCTCCAAAATCGCTTCATTGGCAAACCAGGCCCAAAGACTTTGCACATTCCTACAGGCCAGGCA ctggatgtttttgaggCAGCTGAACGCTATCAGAAAGACGGCGTTCCCCTCATCATCCTGGCAGGCAAAGACTACGGCTCTGGAAACTCCAGGGACTGGGTCGCCAAAGGACCATACCTACTG GGGGTGCGTGCGGTCATCGCAGAGAGCTTTGAGAAGCTTCACAAGAACCAGCTGGTGGGAATGGGCATCATACCACTACAGTTCCTGTCTGGCCAGAACGCTGATTCACTGGAGCTCAACGGGAAGGAGAGCTTCAGCATCGACCTGCCAGAGAGCCTGAGTCCGAGGCAACAACTCACTGTCAAG ACCAGCCAGGGACAGTCGTTCCTTGTTACAGCGCTGTTTGACACAGAGATGGACGttatctttttccaacatggagGGCTTCTAAGATACGTTGCTCGGACTttgctctaa